In Shewanella sp. VB17, a single genomic region encodes these proteins:
- a CDS encoding MerR family DNA-binding transcriptional regulator, whose translation MSDKQITLATYSISDLSKEFDITTRSIRFYEDQGLLKPKRRGQTRVYHLKDKVRLKLILRGKRLGFSLAETRRLFELYDADKNSISQLHRMLELIEDKKTSLQQQMDDIKVVLMELNSAEQQCRAALEHSSE comes from the coding sequence ATGAGTGATAAACAGATCACACTCGCAACGTACTCAATTAGCGACCTGTCTAAAGAGTTTGATATTACAACTCGCAGTATTCGCTTTTATGAAGATCAAGGCCTACTAAAACCTAAACGCCGTGGTCAAACTAGGGTCTATCATCTTAAAGATAAAGTACGCCTAAAGCTTATTTTACGTGGTAAACGCTTAGGTTTTTCACTCGCCGAAACCCGCCGTTTATTCGAACTCTATGATGCAGACAAAAACAGCATATCCCAGCTCCATAGGATGCTTGAGCTCATTGAAGATAAAAAAACATCTCTACAGCAGCAGATGGATGACATCAAAGTCGTGTTAATGGAACTCAATTCGGCCGAACAGCAATGCCGAGCAGCACTTGAACACAGTAGCGAGTAA
- a CDS encoding glutathione S-transferase has translation MPLPILYSLQHCPYAMRARMGLLLANQSVMLRAINLKDKPEAMLQVSPKGTVPVLIIQGNDKIQVIDESLDIMLWALEQDDPHALLYAQSSAILPTMLDLIEHNDKVFKPLLEQYKSAKRYHKDSEIDDRNHCEDFILRLETQLTQHQFIMGDKPSLADYALLPFIRQFSKVDRQWYLQAPYPKLQHWLKAHLDSPLFSKAMTKYPLWLDQHEAFLLTGDVSLSPITY, from the coding sequence ATGCCCTTGCCTATTTTATATTCTTTGCAACATTGTCCCTATGCCATGCGAGCACGAATGGGGCTATTATTAGCCAATCAAAGCGTGATGCTGCGGGCTATAAATTTAAAGGACAAGCCCGAAGCCATGTTGCAAGTCTCACCTAAGGGGACGGTTCCTGTCTTAATTATTCAAGGCAATGATAAAATTCAAGTCATTGATGAAAGTCTCGACATCATGCTTTGGGCGCTTGAGCAAGATGATCCTCACGCACTGCTTTATGCTCAATCGTCTGCAATATTGCCAACAATGCTCGACCTTATAGAGCATAATGATAAGGTATTTAAGCCTTTGTTAGAGCAATATAAAAGTGCAAAGCGTTATCATAAAGACTCAGAAATTGATGACCGAAATCACTGCGAAGATTTCATTTTACGATTAGAAACTCAATTAACCCAACATCAATTCATCATGGGCGATAAGCCAAGCTTGGCTGACTACGCACTGTTACCTTTTATTCGCCAATTTTCCAAAGTCGATCGTCAATGGTACTTACAAGCGCCCTATCCTAAATTGCAACACTGGCTAAAAGCCCACCTTGATAGCCCACTTTTTTCAAAAGCCATGACAAAATATCCACTGTGGCTTGACCAACATGAAGCTTTTTTATTGACTGGTGACGTATCTTTGAGTCCGATCACTTACTGA
- the gndA gene encoding NADP-dependent phosphogluconate dehydrogenase encodes MENHTKLYDVGVVGLGVMGKNLALNIADNHYRVAAFDLDSEKVKGVVLQEQTERVASKHSHIPQRIIGCNNLSEMLSSLDKPRVIVLSVPAGAPVDGVCRALIEAGIEQDDIVIDTGNSLWTDTVEREARYAELFTFFSSAVSGGEMGARFGPSLMPSGDSKAWERIKPIWEAIAAKADPETGLPIERQEPGNPVIEGEPCTTYIGPAGAGHYVKMVHNGIEYADMQLICEAYHLLSDGFAMSANDIADLFERWNRGSLNSYLMEISAKVLKQADPISGKPLVEMILDKAGQKGTGLWTAVSSLQIGCSAPTIAEAVYARAVSTQKNQRRKLSQLLSGPVPVTPSIEERDQFIEQLESALYCAKVASYAQGFQLMAMTAKERNWALDFAQIAKIWRAGCIIRATFLQSITQAYQAAAISGGELDNLLMADTFSQALSSKQLDWRKAVSTAVLKGIPAPCISSALAYYDSYRCEVLPANLLQGQRDFFGAHTFERIDKPAGDKYHLNWSDEKREIHKV; translated from the coding sequence ATGGAAAACCACACCAAATTATATGATGTCGGGGTTGTAGGCCTCGGTGTTATGGGGAAAAATCTGGCTTTAAATATTGCCGATAATCACTATCGTGTTGCCGCTTTTGACTTGGATAGTGAGAAGGTTAAAGGTGTTGTGTTACAAGAGCAAACCGAGCGAGTAGCGAGCAAGCATTCTCATATTCCACAGCGTATTATTGGCTGTAATAATCTTTCTGAAATGTTATCTAGTCTCGATAAACCTCGGGTTATAGTATTATCAGTTCCGGCAGGTGCACCAGTAGATGGTGTTTGTCGTGCCTTAATTGAAGCGGGCATTGAGCAGGATGATATTGTTATTGATACAGGTAACAGTCTATGGACTGATACCGTTGAGCGTGAAGCGCGTTATGCAGAGCTGTTTACTTTCTTTAGCTCTGCCGTGTCAGGTGGTGAGATGGGCGCGCGTTTTGGGCCTTCGTTGATGCCAAGTGGTGACAGTAAAGCATGGGAGAGAATTAAACCTATTTGGGAAGCAATAGCGGCCAAAGCGGATCCTGAGACGGGCTTGCCTATCGAGCGTCAAGAGCCGGGAAACCCCGTCATTGAAGGTGAGCCTTGCACGACGTATATCGGTCCTGCGGGCGCAGGGCATTATGTTAAAATGGTGCATAATGGTATTGAGTATGCTGATATGCAGCTTATTTGTGAAGCCTATCATTTATTAAGTGATGGTTTTGCTATGTCGGCGAATGACATTGCTGATTTGTTTGAACGCTGGAATCGAGGCAGCCTTAATAGCTACTTGATGGAGATCAGCGCAAAGGTGCTTAAGCAAGCCGATCCTATATCAGGTAAGCCATTGGTTGAGATGATTCTGGATAAAGCAGGGCAAAAAGGCACGGGTCTTTGGACTGCTGTTAGCAGTTTGCAGATAGGGTGCTCAGCCCCGACGATTGCTGAGGCGGTTTATGCGCGCGCAGTGAGCACTCAAAAAAATCAAAGGCGAAAGCTAAGCCAATTGCTGAGCGGTCCGGTGCCAGTCACGCCATCAATAGAGGAACGTGATCAGTTTATTGAGCAGTTGGAAAGCGCGCTTTATTGTGCCAAAGTCGCCAGTTATGCTCAAGGTTTTCAGTTAATGGCGATGACGGCGAAAGAGCGAAACTGGGCATTGGATTTTGCACAGATAGCAAAAATTTGGCGTGCGGGTTGTATTATACGAGCTACATTCTTGCAATCGATCACCCAAGCCTATCAAGCTGCTGCCATTTCAGGTGGTGAATTAGACAATTTGTTGATGGCCGATACATTCAGTCAAGCATTATCATCAAAGCAGCTCGATTGGCGTAAAGCAGTATCCACGGCCGTTTTAAAAGGGATCCCAGCACCTTGCATCAGTTCAGCGCTAGCTTATTACGATAGCTATCGCTGTGAAGTCTTACCTGCCAATCTATTGCAAGGACAGCGAGATTTTTTTGGTGCACATACGTTTGAGCGTATTGATAAGCCCGCTGGTGACAAGTATCACTTGAACTGGAGTGATGAGAAAAGAGAGATACACAAGGTGTAA
- a CDS encoding group II intron maturase-specific domain-containing protein, which produces MRYADDILILCRSRAGAENALKQAKKILEVELKLEVNSRKTHIADSNEGVKFLGVEIGSRYTRIEPKKLAGFKSKLKQMTKRNGGKPLSEVIKAVNPILRGFSQYFRIANANREFEKIASWLRRRLRSVQLKLWKTPQRLHRRLKQMGYKPPFKSIKMNSWRNSLIPLANYALPNKWFDSSGLVNLGHVKTGYVFSAKLS; this is translated from the coding sequence GTGCGCTACGCAGACGATATCTTGATTTTATGTCGCAGCCGAGCAGGGGCAGAAAATGCACTCAAGCAGGCGAAGAAGATACTGGAAGTCGAGTTAAAGCTTGAGGTAAACTCGCGTAAAACCCACATAGCAGACAGCAATGAAGGTGTGAAGTTTTTAGGAGTGGAGATAGGTAGTCGATACACACGTATCGAGCCGAAGAAACTAGCAGGGTTTAAATCGAAGCTAAAACAGATGACAAAGCGCAATGGTGGTAAGCCATTAAGCGAAGTGATCAAAGCGGTGAATCCTATTTTAAGAGGGTTCAGTCAGTATTTTCGGATAGCGAATGCGAATAGGGAGTTCGAGAAAATAGCAAGCTGGCTAAGGCGTAGGTTGAGGAGCGTCCAACTGAAGCTGTGGAAAACGCCACAGCGACTTCACAGACGGTTGAAGCAGATGGGGTATAAGCCCCCGTTTAAATCAATCAAGATGAACAGTTGGCGTAACTCACTGATTCCGTTAGCAAACTATGCGCTGCCCAATAAATGGTTTGATAGCTCAGGGTTAGTGAATCTTGGACATGTAAAAACGGGATATGTGTTCAGCGCAAAGCTGAGTTAA
- a CDS encoding propionyl-CoA synthetase, with protein sequence MKSENYALHQQIHADSISQPEQFWTEAAQGLVWNKPWDRVLDDSNAPLYSWFVGGELNTCYNAVDRHVEGGRGERIAIEYVSPVTETAYAITYRELLAQVSKLAGYMDTIGVKKGDRVIIYMPMVPETAYAMLACARIGAIHSVVFGGFSGHELANRIDDAKPKLILSASCGIEPSGIVAYKPLLDEALSQSRHKVERCIILNRSQYHAELTQGRDIDWKSAVADAPSIACQSMPATDPLYILYTSGTTGQPKGVVRDNGGHAVALAWSMRHIYGINADDVFWAASDVGWVVGHSYIVYGPLLVGATTLMFEGKPVGTPDPGIFWRTIAKYQVKSFFTAPTAIRAIKREDPEGDFIKNIDLSRFQTLFLAGERCDPDTLHWAEKRLDRPVIDHWWQTETGWPIAANLMGTAPVDVKAGSPALPVPGYQVEVVDEMGSKLDANVSGHVVIKLPLPPGTLTTLWQNEQRYVDSYLSMYPGYYLSGDAGYKDEEGYLYIMSRIDDIINVAGHRLCTGRFEEVLCQHDAVAEVAVIGVDDKLKGQVPLGLVVLKKGVCLSHDSLYLELISLVREHIGPVASFRLVSVVQKLPKTRSGKILRGTMRKIADNQTYKVPATLEDPQTLELVRNALTRMGYADALLLNH encoded by the coding sequence ATGAAGAGTGAGAATTACGCATTACATCAGCAGATACATGCCGATTCTATATCACAACCCGAACAATTTTGGACTGAAGCGGCGCAAGGTTTAGTCTGGAATAAACCTTGGGATCGAGTACTGGATGATAGCAATGCGCCACTATATTCCTGGTTTGTTGGCGGTGAGCTCAATACTTGTTATAACGCTGTCGATCGTCACGTTGAAGGGGGAAGAGGAGAGCGGATTGCTATTGAATATGTTAGCCCTGTTACAGAGACGGCATACGCCATTACCTATCGAGAGCTACTCGCTCAAGTGAGCAAGCTGGCGGGGTACATGGATACTATTGGGGTGAAAAAAGGCGACCGAGTGATCATTTATATGCCTATGGTACCGGAAACGGCTTATGCGATGTTAGCGTGTGCACGCATTGGTGCTATTCATTCGGTAGTCTTCGGCGGTTTTTCAGGTCATGAGCTGGCCAACCGAATTGATGATGCCAAACCTAAGCTTATCCTATCAGCATCTTGCGGTATTGAACCCTCTGGCATTGTGGCTTATAAACCTTTGTTGGATGAAGCACTCTCTCAATCACGTCATAAGGTGGAGCGATGTATTATTCTTAACCGCAGCCAATATCATGCCGAGTTAACACAAGGGCGTGATATCGATTGGAAAAGTGCGGTTGCTGATGCTCCTAGTATTGCATGTCAGAGCATGCCAGCCACAGATCCTCTCTATATTCTTTATACTTCAGGGACGACAGGTCAGCCTAAAGGTGTGGTTCGTGATAATGGCGGTCACGCTGTTGCGCTTGCTTGGTCTATGCGGCATATTTATGGCATTAACGCTGATGATGTCTTCTGGGCAGCCTCAGATGTTGGCTGGGTTGTGGGGCATTCTTATATCGTCTATGGGCCGCTGTTAGTTGGGGCCACAACACTGATGTTTGAAGGTAAACCTGTTGGCACACCTGATCCTGGAATATTTTGGCGAACCATTGCTAAATATCAGGTTAAGAGTTTCTTTACTGCCCCCACTGCGATACGTGCCATTAAGCGAGAGGATCCAGAGGGTGACTTTATCAAAAATATCGATCTATCTCGTTTTCAGACTTTATTTTTAGCGGGAGAGCGTTGTGATCCTGATACCTTGCATTGGGCTGAGAAGCGACTCGATAGGCCTGTTATTGATCATTGGTGGCAGACTGAAACAGGTTGGCCTATTGCGGCTAATTTAATGGGAACGGCTCCTGTTGATGTGAAGGCTGGATCTCCAGCGCTACCAGTGCCAGGTTATCAAGTCGAGGTCGTTGATGAAATGGGGAGTAAGCTTGATGCTAACGTTTCTGGTCATGTCGTCATTAAACTGCCTTTACCGCCAGGAACATTGACGACACTATGGCAAAATGAACAAAGGTATGTTGATAGCTATTTATCTATGTATCCAGGCTATTACCTTTCGGGTGACGCGGGTTATAAGGATGAGGAGGGCTACCTTTACATTATGAGCCGCATTGATGACATCATCAACGTGGCAGGACATCGACTCTGTACCGGACGTTTTGAGGAGGTATTATGTCAGCATGACGCAGTTGCAGAAGTTGCCGTGATAGGCGTTGATGATAAGCTTAAAGGCCAAGTTCCTCTGGGTTTAGTGGTGTTGAAAAAAGGGGTCTGTCTGAGTCATGACTCTCTTTACTTAGAGTTGATAAGCTTAGTTCGGGAGCACATTGGGCCAGTGGCTTCATTTAGATTGGTCAGTGTGGTTCAAAAGTTGCCTAAAACCCGTTCGGGTAAAATCTTACGAGGTACGATGCGAAAAATTGCTGATAATCAAACCTATAAAGTGCCAGCCACCCTAGAAGACCCCCAGACGTTGGAGTTAGTGCGTAATGCCTTAACACGTATGGGTTATGCTGATGCATTACTGCTCAATCATTAA
- a CDS encoding reverse transcriptase domain-containing protein, protein MRVYHSLYGQLLSKEKLYKGFRRVWKAKGAAGIDRQSLSDFASNLSDNLDQLLHELSTKQYQAQPVRRVEIPKEDGGVRLLGIPTIRDRVVQQPLNDLLSPIFEEQFHPSSYGYRPRRSCHDAINKATLFMRRYELKHVVDMDLSKYFDKLDHGLILSSIEKRVSDGSVLKLLVQFFEKWCDGRWAQASDRSRESARWCNKPTDSEYLSGCV, encoded by the coding sequence ATGCGAGTTTATCACAGTTTATACGGGCAACTTCTGAGTAAAGAGAAGCTGTATAAAGGATTTAGAAGAGTGTGGAAAGCCAAAGGCGCGGCCGGCATAGACAGGCAGAGCCTAAGCGACTTCGCCTCAAATCTGAGTGATAACCTCGATCAACTTCTTCATGAACTCAGCACTAAGCAATATCAAGCTCAGCCAGTCAGGCGGGTTGAGATCCCCAAAGAGGATGGCGGCGTGAGATTGCTTGGTATTCCAACTATTAGGGATAGAGTCGTTCAACAACCCCTAAACGATCTACTTAGCCCCATCTTTGAAGAGCAATTTCACCCGTCAAGCTACGGCTATAGGCCAAGGCGAAGTTGTCACGATGCGATCAACAAAGCGACATTGTTTATGCGTCGGTACGAGCTTAAACATGTAGTGGATATGGACTTGTCAAAGTATTTCGATAAATTAGACCACGGGCTAATCTTATCAAGCATCGAAAAGCGAGTTAGTGATGGTAGCGTGCTAAAGCTGCTCGTTCAGTTTTTTGAAAAGTGGTGTGATGGTAGATGGGCACAAGCAAGCGACAGAAGTAGGGAGTCCGCAAGGTGGTGTAATAAGCCCACTGATAGCGAATATCTATCTGGATGCGTTTGA
- a CDS encoding isovaleryl-CoA dehydrogenase — translation MTQLYSSLNFGLSEDVDMLRDAVQSFAANEIAPIAAKTDIDNAFPNELWPVLGDMGLLGVTVAEEYGGANMGYLAHVVAMEEISRASASIGLSYGAHSNLCVNQINRNGNNEQKAKYLPKLVSGEHIGALAMSEPNAGSDVVSMKLTAQKKGDRYILNGNKMWITNGPDAHTYVIYAKTDLDKGPHGITAFIVERDSKGFSTAQKLDKLGMRGSNTCELVFKDCEVPEENILGGLNNGIKVLMSGLDYERVVLSGGPLGIMTACMDIVMPYIHEREQFGKSIGEFQLVQGKLADMYTGMNAAKSYVYNVAKSCDRGEATRKDAAGAILYSAELATKMALDAIQLLGGNGYVNEYATGRLLRDAKLYEIGAGTSEIRRMLIGRELFNESK, via the coding sequence ATGACTCAACTTTACTCATCTCTCAATTTCGGCCTGAGCGAAGATGTCGATATGCTGCGTGATGCAGTACAAAGCTTCGCTGCCAATGAAATAGCACCCATCGCTGCAAAAACCGATATTGACAATGCTTTCCCCAATGAACTTTGGCCAGTACTGGGCGACATGGGGCTGTTAGGCGTGACGGTTGCTGAAGAATATGGCGGTGCTAACATGGGGTATTTAGCGCATGTTGTGGCCATGGAGGAAATTTCACGTGCCTCTGCTTCTATCGGATTAAGTTACGGTGCTCATTCTAATTTATGTGTAAACCAAATTAACCGTAACGGTAATAACGAACAAAAAGCCAAATATCTGCCTAAGTTGGTTAGCGGTGAACACATAGGCGCCTTGGCCATGAGTGAACCCAATGCGGGTTCCGATGTGGTTTCGATGAAACTCACGGCTCAAAAAAAGGGTGACCGTTATATCCTTAACGGCAACAAAATGTGGATAACAAACGGCCCTGACGCACATACTTACGTTATTTATGCCAAAACAGACCTCGATAAAGGGCCTCATGGTATCACCGCCTTTATCGTAGAACGTGATTCAAAGGGGTTTAGTACCGCACAAAAACTCGACAAGTTGGGAATGCGCGGCTCAAATACCTGTGAGCTGGTTTTTAAAGATTGTGAAGTCCCTGAAGAAAACATACTTGGCGGACTAAATAATGGCATAAAAGTCTTAATGAGCGGCTTAGATTACGAGCGAGTGGTGCTTTCTGGCGGCCCACTAGGGATCATGACCGCGTGCATGGATATTGTTATGCCTTACATCCATGAGCGTGAACAATTTGGTAAATCCATTGGTGAATTCCAACTCGTTCAAGGAAAACTTGCCGATATGTATACCGGTATGAATGCGGCAAAATCTTACGTTTACAATGTGGCTAAATCTTGTGATCGCGGTGAAGCAACACGAAAAGATGCCGCTGGGGCCATTCTTTACTCAGCAGAACTGGCCACCAAAATGGCCCTTGATGCGATTCAATTATTAGGCGGAAACGGTTACGTCAATGAATATGCAACGGGTCGACTTTTACGTGATGCTAAGCTCTATGAAATTGGAGCGGGTACCTCTGAAATTCGCCGCATGCTGATTGGTCGTGAGCTGTTTAACGAATCTAAGTAA